In Candidatus Binataceae bacterium, one DNA window encodes the following:
- a CDS encoding biopolymer transporter ExbD: MAISGPGGGGGVFSEINITPLTDIFLVLLIIFMVTTSVTIESAAHVDLPNATNTNPENKGVIVTYTSQHELFVNSRDVPERELLPQLREALGKVDAKIVVFQGDRKVLLGDMVRILNIAKAAGAGQIAIAAKRVTGAQLANQSSGG, from the coding sequence GTGGCAATTAGCGGACCTGGCGGGGGCGGCGGAGTTTTCTCCGAAATCAACATCACCCCGCTGACCGATATCTTCCTGGTTCTGCTGATCATCTTCATGGTGACCACCTCGGTCACCATCGAGTCGGCGGCGCACGTCGATCTGCCCAACGCGACGAACACCAACCCCGAGAACAAGGGCGTGATCGTCACCTACACGTCGCAGCACGAGCTGTTCGTCAACTCGCGCGACGTTCCCGAGCGCGAGCTGCTGCCGCAGTTGCGCGAGGCGCTGGGCAAGGTCGATGCGAAGATCGTCGTTTTCCAGGGTGATCGCAAAGTGCTGCTGGGCGACATGGTACGCATCCTCAATATCGCCAAGGCTGCAGGCGCAGGGCAGATAGCGATCGCGGCTAAACGGGTGACGGGCGCACAGCTCGCCAACCAGTCCTCCGGAGGCTGA
- a CDS encoding vWA domain-containing protein: MVIIIAALVLSTFVVAFFLYRLMSKREAAAELRRDEDEADASRLQQIKDYLRLFIGPFPLSIALHVIALLFLIITVHEQRGRELIMVNLEAGGGGGGGNEMQDLDMPEVPMPDSAPQTTESPTAVDTSQAVGLANDYVRSAGGGGIGIGRGGGMGSGYGRGIGSGFGGFIGELRRKGLDVVLVIDGTGSMSLIIDDVKAKMAQLVTAVHRLVPIARVGIIVFGGQGEKMQIQPLTLNPQKLATFLSGIQAMGGGEWEEDTYGAVQTAVEKMDWKPYAKKVIVLVGDSPPHKEDFQPLLALIHKFKDENGTFNTVDVAAEEHERFEREFWLKVHREEPPKISPLPAFYRQTQAAYRVLATAGGGAMRSLSKDAHINQQVLILAFGEQWQNQVAAFGRGLNQSGGSGGGGGQ; the protein is encoded by the coding sequence ATGGTAATAATTATCGCAGCTCTGGTTCTGTCTACGTTCGTCGTCGCGTTTTTCCTGTATCGGCTCATGTCCAAACGCGAGGCGGCGGCGGAACTTCGTCGCGATGAAGACGAGGCCGATGCGAGCCGCCTGCAGCAGATCAAGGATTATCTGCGGCTCTTCATTGGACCATTCCCGCTCTCCATCGCATTGCACGTGATCGCGCTGCTGTTCCTGATCATCACGGTCCACGAACAGCGCGGTCGCGAGCTAATCATGGTCAACCTCGAAGCGGGCGGCGGCGGTGGCGGCGGCAACGAGATGCAAGATCTCGATATGCCGGAAGTGCCAATGCCTGACTCCGCTCCGCAGACAACCGAATCGCCCACGGCGGTTGATACCTCGCAGGCAGTCGGCCTCGCGAACGACTATGTGCGTTCAGCGGGCGGCGGCGGTATCGGTATCGGTCGTGGCGGCGGCATGGGCTCCGGTTACGGCCGCGGTATCGGGTCCGGCTTCGGCGGATTCATCGGTGAATTGCGCCGCAAGGGCCTCGATGTGGTGCTGGTTATCGACGGCACCGGTTCGATGAGCCTCATCATCGACGACGTTAAGGCGAAGATGGCACAGCTCGTCACGGCTGTGCACAGACTCGTGCCGATTGCGCGCGTTGGGATCATCGTGTTCGGCGGCCAGGGCGAGAAGATGCAGATTCAGCCGCTGACACTGAACCCGCAAAAGCTGGCGACATTTTTGAGCGGCATCCAGGCGATGGGCGGCGGTGAGTGGGAAGAAGATACCTACGGCGCGGTCCAGACAGCGGTCGAAAAGATGGACTGGAAGCCGTACGCGAAGAAAGTCATCGTGCTAGTCGGAGATTCGCCGCCGCACAAGGAGGACTTCCAGCCGCTGCTCGCTTTGATCCACAAATTCAAGGACGAGAACGGCACGTTCAACACGGTTGACGTGGCGGCAGAAGAACACGAGCGGTTCGAGCGCGAGTTCTGGCTGAAGGTGCATCGCGAGGAGCCGCCGAAGATTTCACCGCTGCCGGCGTTCTATCGTCAGACGCAAGCTGCGTATCGGGTGCTCGCGACTGCGGGAGGTGGTGCGATGCGTTCGCTGTCCAAGGACGCGCACATCAACCAGCAGGTGCTGATCCTCGCGTTCGGCGAGCAATGGCAGAACCAGGTCGCCGCATTCGGTCGCGGTCTCAACCAAAGTGGAGGATCGGGCGGCGGAGGCGGCCAATAG
- the hemG gene encoding protoporphyrinogen oxidase: MEAAATSSPIKARRVAVIGAGITGLAAGYRLRELAAAREVPLEVTLVERSQRVGGPLESIRRDGFVIETGADSFLSEKPEARALAQRLGIDSELIPTREEFRRTLIVRNGRLVEIPEGFSLMAPTRLGPVLRSELFSPLGKMRIALEPLIPARRADGEESLASFVRRRLGNEVLDRVAQALAGGIYTADPEQLSLSATMPRFIEMERRYGSVYKGLRAAERARTSMSKGTSGARWNLFLSFRSGVGILPETLAAKLGGCIRTGTEVRSIAREGDFWRVTFIDGTSEDADAVICTVPAHAASPILSASLEPLARVLGEISYASAAVVNLVYRETNFPTHPRSFGFVVPIAEHRRIIAGSFSNLKYENRAPEGFISARAFIGGVLQTDMMRLSDDEMIAAARDEFRALLKVEAEPQFASVRRWPLAMPQYVVGHLARVAEIERLAEGVPAFALAGAAYRGVGIPDCIRSGEQAAEKILAHLAPAQVA; this comes from the coding sequence ATGGAGGCGGCGGCCACGAGTTCACCGATCAAAGCACGACGCGTCGCGGTAATCGGCGCAGGCATCACGGGCCTTGCCGCCGGATATCGCCTGCGCGAGCTGGCCGCGGCGCGCGAGGTGCCGCTCGAAGTGACGCTGGTGGAGCGCTCGCAGCGTGTCGGTGGACCGCTTGAATCGATTCGCCGCGATGGCTTTGTAATCGAAACCGGCGCCGACTCGTTTCTCTCCGAGAAGCCCGAAGCGCGCGCGCTGGCGCAGCGCCTTGGAATTGACTCCGAGTTAATCCCGACGCGCGAGGAGTTTCGCCGCACATTGATCGTCCGCAATGGGCGATTGGTCGAGATCCCGGAAGGATTCTCGCTGATGGCGCCGACACGGCTCGGCCCCGTCCTGCGCAGCGAGCTCTTCTCGCCGCTGGGCAAGATGCGTATCGCGCTCGAGCCTTTGATTCCCGCGCGCCGCGCCGATGGCGAAGAATCGCTGGCGTCGTTTGTGCGGCGCAGGCTCGGCAACGAAGTGCTCGATCGCGTCGCGCAGGCGCTCGCAGGCGGAATCTACACCGCCGATCCCGAGCAGCTCAGCCTCAGCGCGACGATGCCGCGCTTTATCGAAATGGAGCGGCGCTACGGCAGCGTTTACAAGGGCCTGCGTGCGGCAGAACGGGCGCGCACCTCGATGTCGAAGGGCACGAGCGGCGCGCGCTGGAACCTGTTTCTGAGTTTTCGCAGCGGCGTCGGTATCCTGCCCGAGACACTCGCGGCAAAGCTCGGCGGATGTATCCGCACTGGTACCGAAGTGCGTTCGATCGCTCGCGAGGGCGACTTCTGGCGCGTGACTTTCATCGATGGAACTTCCGAAGATGCCGACGCTGTGATCTGCACGGTGCCAGCCCACGCGGCTTCGCCGATTCTATCGGCTTCGCTAGAGCCACTCGCGCGGGTGCTCGGCGAAATCAGCTATGCGTCGGCAGCAGTCGTCAACCTCGTCTACCGTGAGACGAATTTTCCTACACATCCGCGAAGCTTTGGCTTCGTCGTACCGATTGCCGAGCATCGGCGGATAATCGCGGGCAGCTTCTCGAATCTGAAGTACGAAAATCGCGCGCCCGAGGGGTTCATCAGCGCGCGCGCGTTTATCGGCGGGGTTTTGCAGACCGACATGATGCGGCTCTCCGATGATGAAATGATCGCAGCGGCGCGCGACGAGTTCCGCGCGCTGCTCAAGGTCGAGGCGGAGCCGCAATTTGCATCTGTCCGCCGATGGCCGCTCGCGATGCCGCAATATGTCGTCGGTCATCTGGCGCGCGTCGCCGAGATCGAGCGCCTCGCAGAGGGCGTTCCGGCTTTTGCGCTCGCAGGCGCAGCCTATCGCGGCGTCGGAATTCCGGATTGTATCCGCAGCGGCGAGCAAGCCGCGGAAAAAATCCTGGCGCATCTGGCGCCCGCGCAAGTCGCATGA
- a CDS encoding MotA/TolQ/ExbB proton channel family protein — MQSQFSILGMIQQGYYATYPLLFISVICLAIIFERVWQLWGVAPRAAKLADALIPQLRQGKFNEALQATQARSNAAERIYHTLIAASQTLDRDQLLQLDDERRYQEGIELKRYVWVLATAGSSAPFIGLFGTVVGILVAFQSMAIMGTGGFSVVAAGISEALISTALGLAVAIIAVIFFNYFSVRIENINAIMHINSDRLIDAALQGRQSRGN, encoded by the coding sequence ATGCAGAGTCAATTCAGTATTCTGGGAATGATCCAGCAGGGCTACTATGCCACCTACCCCTTGCTGTTCATCTCCGTCATTTGCCTGGCGATCATTTTTGAGCGCGTATGGCAACTGTGGGGCGTAGCGCCCAGGGCGGCCAAGCTGGCGGATGCACTCATCCCGCAGCTTCGGCAGGGCAAATTCAACGAAGCACTGCAGGCGACGCAGGCCCGTTCCAACGCAGCCGAGCGTATCTATCACACGTTGATCGCGGCCTCACAGACCCTCGATCGCGACCAGTTGCTCCAGCTCGACGATGAGCGCCGTTACCAGGAAGGTATCGAGCTCAAGCGCTATGTCTGGGTGCTCGCGACCGCAGGCTCCTCGGCCCCGTTCATCGGGCTGTTCGGCACGGTCGTCGGTATTCTCGTGGCCTTCCAGTCGATGGCCATCATGGGCACCGGCGGTTTCTCGGTCGTCGCGGCCGGTATTTCTGAAGCGCTCATTTCGACGGCACTTGGACTCGCCGTCGCGATCATCGCGGTTATTTTCTTCAACTACTTCTCGGTCCGCATCGAGAACATCAACGCGATCATGCATATCAACTCCGATCGCCTGATCGACGCGGCCCTGCAGGGGAGACAGTCGCGTGGCAATTAG
- the hemH gene encoding ferrochelatase — translation MAAGGAIDSVLLVGFGGPTRADEVRPFLDNVLRGRPVPRERYEEVVRHYDLLGGRSPYNDLTIRQADALRAALAGTPIRIEVGMRNWTPYIDDAMRTLAEVGARRTLAFILAAHRSEASWERYQASVRDAQAKLDGRASQIVHPAPWHAHPKFISAVASRVGEALARFDGAERESMRLIFTAHSIPLAMANASGYVDQLMQSSRLVADSLGITNWQLAYQSRSGSPREPWLEPDVRDAIRNLDSRAAIVTPIGFLCDHVEVLYDLDIEAAAVARECGVRMERAATVGDHPDFIAMMAAIIREHLT, via the coding sequence ATGGCCGCGGGCGGCGCGATCGATTCCGTGCTGCTGGTGGGATTTGGCGGTCCGACGCGCGCCGACGAAGTGCGCCCGTTTCTCGACAACGTCCTGCGCGGGCGGCCCGTCCCGCGCGAGCGCTACGAAGAGGTAGTGCGCCATTACGATTTGTTAGGCGGCAGGTCGCCGTACAACGATCTCACGATACGACAGGCTGACGCGCTCCGTGCGGCGCTCGCTGGAACACCGATCCGGATCGAAGTCGGAATGCGCAACTGGACGCCGTATATAGATGACGCGATGCGCACTCTCGCCGAAGTTGGCGCGCGCCGCACGCTCGCGTTCATCCTCGCCGCCCATCGCAGCGAAGCGAGTTGGGAGCGTTATCAGGCGAGCGTGCGCGACGCGCAGGCAAAGCTCGATGGCCGCGCGTCACAGATCGTTCATCCCGCGCCTTGGCACGCGCATCCAAAGTTCATCAGTGCAGTCGCGTCGCGGGTCGGCGAAGCGCTCGCACGATTCGACGGTGCTGAGCGCGAGAGCATGCGACTCATCTTCACCGCACACAGCATCCCACTCGCGATGGCGAATGCGAGCGGCTACGTCGATCAACTGATGCAGTCGTCGCGCCTCGTTGCGGATTCGCTCGGAATTACGAACTGGCAACTCGCGTATCAGAGCCGCAGCGGCAGTCCGCGCGAACCGTGGCTGGAGCCCGACGTGCGCGACGCGATCAGAAACCTCGACTCGCGCGCCGCGATCGTGACGCCGATCGGCTTTCTCTGCGACCATGTCGAAGTGCTTTACGATCTCGATATCGAGGCGGCCGCGGTCGCGCGCGAATGCGGCGTCAGGATGGAACGTGCGGCGACAGTCGGCGACCATCCGGATTTTATCGCGATGATGGCGGCGATCATTCGCGAGCACCTCACCTGA
- a CDS encoding biopolymer transporter ExbD → MSSNRGGGVFSEINITPLTDIFLVLLIIFMVTTAVTIESAAHVDLPKAEASAPTDKPKGVIVTYTADRQIYVGEKSVTEPELMPALHTALDASPDKIVIFQGDPKVILGDMVRILDIAKSAGASAIAIAVSAGGGGGGGAAPPAGGM, encoded by the coding sequence ATGAGCAGTAACAGGGGCGGTGGGGTCTTCTCGGAGATCAACATCACCCCGCTAACCGATATCTTCCTCGTCCTGCTGATCATCTTCATGGTCACGACGGCGGTGACGATCGAGTCCGCGGCACACGTCGATCTGCCCAAGGCCGAAGCATCGGCGCCGACCGACAAACCCAAGGGCGTCATCGTCACGTACACGGCCGATCGCCAGATCTACGTCGGCGAGAAGTCCGTGACCGAGCCGGAGTTGATGCCGGCGCTGCACACGGCGCTGGACGCATCGCCCGACAAGATCGTGATCTTCCAGGGGGATCCGAAGGTTATTCTGGGTGACATGGTGCGCATCCTGGACATCGCCAAGAGCGCTGGCGCGTCGGCAATCGCGATCGCGGTTTCCGCTGGCGGCGGCGGTGGTGGTGGCGCGGCTCCGCCCGCAGGCGGGATGTGA
- a CDS encoding TIGR03619 family F420-dependent LLM class oxidoreductase, with protein sequence MKIGLFAMGIGVGARPLTVRRIAETAERTGFSTLWVGEHVVLFDHVDSKYPYSESGDFGVPGGSDWLDPFITLTYAGAITNRIRLATGICLLPEHNPIVLAKEIATLDKLCGGRFIFGVGIGWSAEEFAALGIPFERRAHRTVEYLKVMRKLWSEDVTTFHGEFVNLERARSYPKPAQGGRLQVWFGGESAPAMRRVAEHGTGWHAFNLDPDEAREKIQKLHSLMREKGRDSKEVEIAVSPFRKRVTIDDLKRYRDAGVDEIVIVTNPPENESETADWVERIAEKWIVPASKL encoded by the coding sequence ATGAAGATCGGACTTTTCGCGATGGGTATCGGCGTCGGCGCGCGGCCGCTGACGGTGCGGAGGATCGCCGAGACGGCGGAGCGCACGGGATTTTCGACGCTGTGGGTGGGAGAGCATGTGGTGCTCTTCGATCACGTCGATTCGAAGTATCCGTACTCGGAGAGCGGCGATTTCGGCGTGCCGGGCGGCTCGGACTGGCTCGACCCGTTTATCACGTTGACTTATGCGGGAGCGATTACGAATCGTATCCGCCTCGCGACGGGAATCTGCCTTCTGCCGGAGCACAATCCGATCGTGCTGGCCAAAGAGATCGCGACGCTCGACAAGCTCTGCGGCGGGCGTTTCATCTTCGGCGTCGGTATCGGATGGTCAGCGGAAGAATTCGCCGCGCTGGGAATTCCGTTCGAGCGGCGCGCGCACCGCACGGTCGAATATCTGAAGGTGATGCGCAAGCTGTGGAGCGAGGACGTCACGACATTCCACGGCGAGTTCGTGAACCTTGAGCGCGCGCGCTCGTATCCAAAGCCCGCGCAGGGCGGGCGGCTCCAGGTGTGGTTCGGTGGCGAGAGCGCGCCCGCGATGCGGCGCGTCGCGGAGCACGGCACGGGATGGCATGCGTTCAACCTGGATCCCGATGAAGCGCGCGAGAAGATCCAGAAGCTGCATTCGCTGATGCGCGAGAAGGGCCGCGATTCCAAGGAAGTCGAAATCGCGGTGAGTCCGTTCCGCAAGCGCGTGACGATCGACGATCTGAAGCGCTACCGCGACGCGGGTGTCGATGAGATCGTGATCGTGACGAATCCGCCCGAGAATGAATCCGAGACCGCTGACTGGGTCGAGCGCATCGCCGAGAAGTGGATCGTCCCGGCGTCGAAACTGTAA
- a CDS encoding SDR family oxidoreductase, whose amino-acid sequence MALLDGKVAVITGAGRGIGREEALLLAKHGAKVVINDLGGHFDGTGQSRSPAEDVVKEIRSAGGEAVANFESVTDFKSAKRIIDCAIDNFGKLNIVVNNAGILRDRMIFNMSEEDWDAVVAVHLKGTFNVARHATSYWREQHKAGNVLNGRLINTSSDSGILGNAGQSNYGAAKAAVAAMAIIVDREMSRYGVTANAIAPVARTRLTVDATPQTAAGMGTAKAGEWDPFSPAHVAPLIAWLSSDDAKDVHGEVFRVGMGTVFLMKGWHTAAKVTKKGSMWEPAELGAKLKEELGKGATKKESMGEVMSGGV is encoded by the coding sequence ATGGCACTATTGGACGGAAAAGTTGCGGTAATCACCGGCGCCGGGCGCGGTATCGGCCGCGAAGAAGCCCTGCTGCTCGCCAAACACGGAGCCAAGGTCGTCATCAACGATCTCGGCGGTCACTTCGACGGCACCGGCCAGTCGCGTTCGCCAGCCGAGGACGTGGTCAAGGAGATCCGCTCCGCAGGCGGAGAGGCCGTCGCCAACTTCGAGAGCGTTACCGATTTCAAGTCGGCCAAGCGCATCATCGATTGCGCGATCGACAACTTCGGCAAGCTGAACATCGTCGTTAACAACGCCGGTATCCTGCGCGATCGCATGATCTTCAACATGAGCGAAGAGGATTGGGACGCCGTCGTCGCCGTGCACCTGAAGGGCACCTTCAACGTCGCTCGCCACGCCACGTCGTACTGGCGCGAGCAGCATAAGGCCGGCAATGTACTCAACGGCCGCCTCATCAACACCAGCTCGGATTCGGGCATCCTGGGCAACGCGGGCCAGAGCAACTACGGCGCGGCCAAGGCCGCAGTCGCCGCGATGGCGATCATCGTCGACCGCGAGATGAGCCGCTACGGCGTCACCGCCAACGCAATCGCGCCTGTCGCGCGAACCCGCCTGACAGTCGACGCGACCCCGCAGACCGCGGCCGGAATGGGCACCGCCAAGGCCGGCGAGTGGGATCCGTTCTCACCGGCGCACGTCGCCCCGCTTATCGCGTGGCTGTCGAGCGACGACGCCAAGGATGTCCATGGCGAAGTCTTCCGCGTCGGCATGGGAACCGTCTTCCTGATGAAGGGATGGCATACCGCGGCCAAGGTCACCAAGAAGGGCTCGATGTGGGAGCCGGCCGAGCTCGGTGCCAAGCTCAAGGAAGAGCTCGGCAAGGGCGCGACCAAGAAGGAGAGCATGGGCGAAGTGATGAGCGGCGGAGTCTGA
- a CDS encoding CoA-binding protein, with protein sequence MEFENPPDAEIRAILSHPTTVAVIGCSDNPARDSLKIAKLLKSHGFRVIPVNPQLAPDALKRDLGERCYRDLASIPDAIEMVDVFRRSEFVPEVVEQAIKKGAKTLWCQLGVIHLEASRKAQKAGLKVIVDRCPAIEYARLF encoded by the coding sequence ATGGAATTTGAAAATCCCCCGGACGCAGAAATTCGCGCGATCCTGTCGCATCCCACGACCGTCGCGGTCATCGGATGCTCCGACAATCCCGCACGCGACAGCCTGAAGATCGCCAAGCTCCTGAAATCCCACGGCTTCCGCGTGATCCCGGTAAATCCCCAACTCGCCCCCGATGCGCTCAAGCGCGACCTGGGCGAGCGATGTTATCGCGATCTCGCCTCGATTCCCGACGCAATCGAAATGGTCGACGTATTCCGCAGATCAGAATTCGTCCCCGAAGTAGTCGAGCAAGCGATCAAGAAAGGCGCCAAAACCCTCTGGTGCCAGCTCGGCGTAATCCACCTCGAAGCCTCCCGTAAAGCTCAGAAAGCCGGCCTGAAAGTGATAGTGGACCGCTGCCCAGCAATAGAATACGCCCGCCTCTTCTAG
- the hemE gene encoding uroporphyrinogen decarboxylase, giving the protein MESSTEPNSPQTAGGLAGLRVVAFESRMAAEVATLIARRGGEAIIAPAMREVPLEDNQAALDFAERLLSGAFDAVIFLTGVGTRALFTVIETRHRRELIIDALKHIATVARGPKPVQALRELGVEPAIVVPEPNTWRELLTMVASKLSLKGKRIAIQEYGVSNRELIVGLEARGAAVTIVPVYRWALPTDRGPLIDALGRIARGEADVAIFTSSNQVTNVLQVADAEGLGDSLRRAFTSMAIGSVGPVCSEQLRTHGIQVDFEPEHPKLGHLIREAATRAAAIVADKRAYRSRAEVVEIARPRREAPSATRSPHHDHPLLKACRREATPYTPIWLMRQAGRYMPEYQRVRAQHDFIEMCQRPEIAAEVTVTAARRLGVDAAIIFADILLPLIPMGAGLHYEKGDGPIIDHPVRNAADLERIADVDVESLGYVGEAIKLVKSAIGAKTPIIGFAGAPFTLASYLIEGGSSRQYQTTKTLMYTQPDTWHRLMETLARITAGYLKMQIAAGADLVQIFDSWVGSLGPDDYRRFVLPHMTAVISAIPANVPVIHFGTVTGNLLELMREGGGDVIGLDWRVDLAEAWARLGHGVAVQGNLDPIALFADIAEIKKRARAILDQAGGRPGHIFNLGHGILPDTPVDHVIALVDMVHEMSRR; this is encoded by the coding sequence ATGGAGTCTAGCACCGAGCCAAATTCTCCCCAGACCGCAGGCGGTCTCGCGGGCCTTCGCGTCGTCGCGTTCGAGAGCCGGATGGCGGCCGAGGTCGCCACGCTGATCGCGCGCCGCGGCGGCGAGGCGATCATCGCGCCTGCAATGCGCGAGGTTCCGCTCGAAGACAATCAGGCCGCGCTGGATTTCGCCGAGCGCCTGCTCAGCGGCGCCTTCGATGCTGTCATATTCCTCACCGGCGTCGGCACGCGCGCACTTTTCACGGTGATTGAGACGCGGCATCGGCGCGAGCTGATCATCGACGCACTCAAGCACATCGCCACCGTCGCGCGCGGACCCAAGCCAGTGCAGGCGTTGCGCGAGCTCGGTGTCGAACCGGCGATCGTCGTACCGGAGCCCAACACCTGGCGCGAGTTGCTGACGATGGTCGCGTCCAAGCTCAGCCTCAAGGGCAAGCGCATCGCGATCCAGGAATACGGCGTGTCGAATCGCGAGCTGATCGTCGGACTCGAAGCGCGCGGCGCCGCGGTCACGATCGTTCCGGTCTATCGATGGGCGCTGCCCACTGACCGCGGGCCGCTGATCGATGCGCTCGGCAGAATCGCCCGCGGCGAAGCAGACGTCGCGATCTTTACCAGCTCCAACCAGGTCACCAACGTGCTGCAAGTTGCCGATGCCGAAGGTCTCGGCGATTCGCTGCGCCGCGCTTTCACCTCGATGGCGATCGGATCGGTTGGCCCGGTGTGCAGCGAGCAACTTCGCACTCACGGTATCCAGGTCGATTTCGAGCCCGAGCATCCGAAGCTCGGGCATCTAATAAGAGAGGCCGCCACGCGTGCCGCTGCGATCGTTGCCGACAAGCGCGCGTATCGCAGCCGCGCCGAAGTGGTCGAGATCGCACGCCCGCGCCGCGAAGCTCCGAGCGCGACACGGTCGCCTCACCACGATCATCCGCTACTCAAGGCATGCCGCCGCGAGGCGACCCCTTACACTCCCATCTGGCTGATGCGCCAAGCGGGCCGCTACATGCCGGAGTATCAGCGCGTGCGCGCCCAGCACGATTTCATCGAGATGTGCCAGCGGCCCGAGATCGCAGCCGAAGTCACCGTCACCGCCGCCCGGCGGCTCGGCGTCGACGCCGCGATAATCTTTGCTGACATCCTGTTGCCGCTGATTCCGATGGGCGCGGGACTCCATTACGAGAAAGGCGACGGACCGATCATCGATCATCCGGTTCGCAATGCGGCCGATCTCGAACGCATTGCCGATGTCGACGTCGAATCGCTCGGCTACGTCGGCGAGGCGATCAAGCTGGTGAAGTCCGCGATCGGCGCGAAGACTCCGATCATCGGATTCGCCGGCGCGCCCTTCACGCTGGCGTCGTACCTGATCGAGGGCGGCTCGTCGCGCCAGTACCAGACGACGAAAACGCTGATGTACACGCAACCCGACACGTGGCATCGCCTGATGGAAACGCTCGCGCGCATCACGGCCGGCTACCTCAAGATGCAGATCGCGGCCGGCGCCGACCTCGTGCAGATTTTCGATTCATGGGTCGGCAGCCTCGGTCCGGACGACTATCGACGCTTCGTGCTGCCGCACATGACGGCAGTGATCTCGGCGATTCCGGCGAATGTCCCCGTGATTCACTTCGGCACCGTGACCGGCAACCTGCTCGAGCTGATGCGCGAGGGTGGCGGCGACGTGATCGGTCTCGACTGGCGCGTCGATCTCGCCGAAGCCTGGGCGCGCCTCGGCCACGGCGTCGCGGTGCAGGGCAATCTCGATCCGATCGCGCTCTTCGCCGACATCGCCGAGATCAAAAAACGCGCGCGCGCGATCCTCGATCAGGCCGGCGGCCGCCCCGGTCATATCTTCAATCTCGGTCACGGTATCCTGCCCGACACGCCCGTCGATCACGTGATCGCGCTCGTGGACATGGTCCACGAGATGAGCCGGAGATAA
- the dinB gene encoding DNA polymerase IV: MNAPWPRVIAHADMDAFYASVEILDNPSLKGLPVIVGGRSARGVVTSASYEARKFGVRSAMPAAQAHKLCPDGIFLPGRMHRYVELSHQIKHIFESFSPVVEPLSLDEAFIDLTGTERLLGTAQHVASELRRRVLDATGLVVSVGVSCTKMVAKILSDMSKPDGLLILGPDHLTEFLWPLPVERLWGVGRVTLERLNRHDIRTVGDLAHRDVGELRSLFGSLGPHLHGLANAHDSRTVVADWQRKSYGEENTFERDYALDSDELKRVLIAHGDAIARRLRADEVRARTVTLKLKLARPLGGGRFPLVTRSFTLDAPTDDGPEITRVATFLLSRVKVKERARLAGVQVHNLERSAAGQLGLFEKRVESDTKHQRLNRALDSVMKKFGDEAISRGLARADRIAPTHRIK; the protein is encoded by the coding sequence ATGAACGCGCCGTGGCCGCGCGTGATTGCGCACGCCGACATGGACGCCTTCTACGCGTCGGTCGAGATTCTGGATAATCCGAGTCTCAAGGGACTGCCGGTCATCGTCGGCGGGCGCAGCGCGCGCGGCGTCGTCACTTCAGCCTCGTACGAGGCGCGCAAGTTCGGCGTGCGCTCTGCGATGCCGGCGGCGCAGGCGCATAAACTTTGCCCCGACGGAATTTTCCTGCCGGGCCGGATGCATCGCTACGTCGAGCTGTCGCACCAAATTAAACACATCTTCGAAAGCTTCAGCCCGGTTGTCGAACCGCTCTCGCTCGACGAGGCCTTTATCGATCTCACCGGCACCGAGCGCCTGCTAGGAACGGCGCAGCACGTCGCATCGGAATTGAGGCGCCGCGTGCTCGATGCGACTGGGCTCGTCGTGTCGGTCGGCGTCTCCTGCACCAAGATGGTCGCGAAGATTCTGAGCGACATGTCGAAGCCCGACGGCTTGCTGATATTGGGCCCGGACCATCTGACGGAGTTCCTGTGGCCGCTACCTGTTGAGCGGCTGTGGGGCGTGGGACGCGTGACGCTGGAGCGGCTGAACCGTCACGATATCCGCACGGTTGGCGATCTCGCGCATCGCGATGTCGGCGAACTGCGCAGCCTCTTCGGCTCGCTCGGACCGCATCTTCATGGCCTCGCCAACGCACACGATTCGCGCACCGTCGTCGCGGACTGGCAGCGCAAATCCTACGGCGAGGAAAACACCTTCGAGCGCGACTATGCGCTCGACTCCGACGAGCTGAAGCGCGTGCTGATTGCGCATGGCGACGCGATCGCGCGGCGGCTGCGTGCCGACGAAGTTCGCGCGCGAACGGTGACGCTCAAGTTGAAGCTCGCGCGCCCGCTCGGCGGCGGCCGATTTCCGCTCGTTACCCGCAGCTTTACGCTCGACGCGCCGACCGACGACGGCCCGGAGATCACGCGCGTCGCGACGTTTCTGCTATCGCGCGTGAAGGTGAAAGAACGCGCGCGTCTCGCCGGCGTGCAGGTGCATAATCTGGAACGCTCTGCTGCAGGCCAGCTGGGCCTGTTCGAAAAACGCGTCGAGTCGGACACGAAGCACCAGCGGTTAAACCGCGCGCTCGATTCGGTAATGAAAAAATTTGGCGACGAAGCAATCAGCCGCGGCTTAGCACGCGCCGACCGCATCGCACCGACGCATCGGATTAAGTAG